CTCTTTCACTACTTGATGGTATGTGCGTAAATCATACGTGTCCTATATTAAAAAGCCCCATCCTTAGCTGAATGGGGCTACGGAAGGGAATCTACAGTCGTTGTAGCTTCCCTAATAGTATGCCTGGAATAATTAAAAATATGTGCCGCAGAAAAAAATTGCTATCAAATACAAAGATTATCATATATTTTTTTTTACTATGAATCCTGTCCAATCATCTTTGTTCCCTAATCATACTATGAAGTAAGAGAAAGGAGGATTGCTATGTGTTATAATGCTTCAAATAAGAAGAAACGCTATTGTGATTGTTTTGATAGGTGTAAAAAGAAATGCCATTGTGATTGTTTCCATTGTAAAAAGAAAGATTGCTATGACTATAAAAAGAAAGATTGTTATGACTATGACAGTCACGATTGTTTTGAACCTTGTAAAAAGATGCCTGAAAAGAAATATTGTTGTTACTGTTGCTGTTGGCATTATTAAATTAGACTTATAAAAATGGGCAGCCCTGTGTTAGTGGGGGCTTTTTATAAGTAACTTATATTGTAGTGTATGCTTTTACTAAGAGAATTGTGCTGAAAATCTTATCCTTAAAAGGGCGCATGGCTTTTTCTTTTTCCACAATAAAACCACCTCCAGTAACTATAACCGAAACGAGCTACGGGCAGGTGGATTTTGTGGTAAACAAAAAATGCAAGAGTATCATTAGATGAAAAAGGAGTTTGTTAACATGGAGTGCAAATTCTAAACGAGGAGTTTAGGAGTAGGTACTTTTGTTATAGCTGTGTTTCTAATTTTTTCATTTAATAGTGATCTCAATTTAACCGAAAGCGTTATAAGAACTCTAATAGCTGGTGCGTCTTTTTTAAAAGATAAGAAAGCATAAAATGAGGTGCTTCGAGGATAACGAAATAACCGAAGCCACGTCCGGCTCCATTGCCCAGCAACGATGCGACTTTAGAAATGCGCCCTCCGATAAGGCCTCATCGGTTCGTCTCTAAGAGGAAGGCCGCCTAAAAACACGGGCTTGCCGCCCGGACGTCGGCATACCCCTGTTTTAGTGGCATGACTCCTTTATCTTTAGTGGATTTGTTCCATTCGCTTTCGTTGCTAAACGGGCGCCCCGTACCTTTGTTCTAATTCTGCCAAAAAAAGTAAAAATGCATTTATATAATTTAACTTAAACGTTATTATTTAACATACATACTGAGGGTCAATAATAATATCTCATGCTAAACATCAGGTGGCACAAACTTCATATAACTCGCTCTCTTTTGCTCAAATCCAACAGCCTTAAACAAATATCTTTTACATACTCTTACGGTCATATCTTTTAATTGTTCTGGCGTGTAACTCCATACACCAGATTTGTTTTTGTGCTTCCACTTATATGTAGTTTTGCCGATCCGTTTAATATCCAAATGATACTTGGTGTATAGCTGTTCCTTAGTAGCAGATAGATCCATTTGAATAAGTCTGATAGCTTCGTCAGTAAAATCCAGATAAAAATCAGGGTCGTGCAGACCATCAAAATATTGCTGATCATGTCTAAACGCAGCTTTAGCGAGAGGCATGGCTATAAAGTCTGCAGCGAGTTGTTTAAGTGCTTGGTCCATCTCTTATCACCTTTTAAGAATGTTTGTTCTTATTATATGCGGACGAATTACGTTTTAACAACAGTCAATTTTTACCAAAAGAAAAAATTTTTCGTAAATAAAAAATATAAGTCAAATAAAATGATAAGATGCAAATCTTTTGACAATAAGGATTTAAATAGTGTTTATAATGCTACGAGTAGATTAAAGAAGTCAGTAACTCTTTTAAAGAAAATTATGCTATCCTCATGAAATTATCAAAATCGTAAGTAGCAGCTAGAGGAAACGAAACAGAGGAAATTCTATTCAGAATTATCCAATCAATTTCCGCGAAGTAGACGATCATTTAAACCAGATGAGGCGAACAGGGACAAAAAAATAACTCTAAGTCTGTTAATGGCGGTTAACAATGTTCTAACTGTTGAATTAAAGTATCTTTTTAATCACGAATTTTATTAAGTAAAAGGCAAAATAGACTGTATTCATAAACAGCATAAATACATAAGTATAGCTTAGACAACACCTTCCTTTTTAAATTCATAGTTGATATTTGAATAGAATAACAAAAACATTCTCAAACCTTGAATAGTTTTGCTAAACATATGCACACTAAGACTGATTAAACTATCTAAGGAGTGAAGTTATGGGAATTTTAAGTGGTAACCCTACAGAAGAACCGATGCATTATGGAGAAGTCTATTTAACATGGTCGCATCTTTTAGCAAATAACGGGATGATTGACCTTTATCAAGGCTTCTACAATCATGCGGGTGATGAAGATTTAAAGAAACTTATTAAAGAGGGAATCCAAGGTATTAAAAATGAAAATCAAGAAATTGAAAATTTATTAAAAGCAAACGGAATAGCTCTTCCTCCTACACCACCAGAACGACCAGAAGCTAATCTAGAAGAAATCCCAGTGGGTGCACGTTTTAATGATGTAGAAATTGCAGCTATTTTATCAACAGACGTAAGCAAAGGGCTTGTCATCTGCAGTACCATTATCGGACAATCCATTCGTGAAGATATAGGTATGATGTATGGGCAATTTCACATGAAAAAGGCCCAATTTGGAGTGAAAGTACTACATCTAAACAAGGAGAAAGGTTGGTTATTACCTCCTCCACTACATCTAAAGGCGCAAAACAAACATGAATAGGCCGGGTTTGAACACCCGGTTTTTTCTATAGAATAAGAAAGTATAAAATGAGGTGCTTGGAGATAACGAAATATACGAATAGCCACGTCCGGCGCATGAGCCCAGCAACTAGGCGACTTTAGAAATGCGCCCTACGATAAGGCCTCATCGGTTCGTCGCTAAGGGGAAGGCCGACTAAAAACGGGCTTGCCGCTCAGGCGTCGGCATACCCCTGTTTTTAGTGGCATGATTCCTAAATCTTTAGTTGATTCGTTCCATTCACTACGTTGCTAAACGGGCGCCCCGCCCCTTTGTTCCACTATAGTAAAGTATAAGATTTTTTGGTTTATAGTATTGCTTTTTCTATAATAGGCGAGAGCGACCTTATTGTTGAGAAGTGGTGGACCATTAAGTAATGGCGGAATAACCTATTCGACGCATGTAATCCCGAAGAACATTGTTGGAATGGTCAAACATTTGTTGTTCTTTATCTGTGAGTCGTAGTTCCACAATCTGTTGAATGCCATTTCGACCAATTACTGCAGGTACACCCGTAGCAATATTTGCTTCTTTGTATTCACCGTCTAATATACAGGAAGTGGCAATAATACGCTGACTGTCGTTAAATATCTGGGCTGCAAAGAATGCTAATGCATTACCTATTCCATAGTATGTCGTTCCTTTTCGTTTCAGTATTTCAAAACCTACCCGTTTTACTTTTTCTACCAATTGGTCTAAATCAAGGCTGGCATACTTGTCCGGACTTTCATTTATGATTTGTATTAGTGGTTTACCTCCAACCGTACAATGCGACCATGCAGCAAATTGGGAATCGCCATGTTCCCCCATCGTATAAGCTTGAATACTTCTGACATCCACTTCCAATAACTGGGCTAAATATGTTTTTAAACGGGAAGAGTCAATCGATGTCCCTGTGCCAATGACTTGGTGACGGGGCAATCCCGATAATTTCCAGATATGATACGTAATGATATCGACTGGATTTGTAGCAATTAAAAAAACACCATTAAACCCAGCAGCCATTATTTTAGGGATCGTATCGTTCATAATTTTAACTCCTGTTTCTAGTGTATCCAGTCGTGTTTGGTTTTCCTTCGGTGGTGGTCCTGCACTAACGATGATAATATCCATATCCGTC
This genomic interval from Virgibacillus pantothenticus contains the following:
- a CDS encoding L-lactate dehydrogenase → MQKLLRKVAILGTGFVGSSTAYSLINQGICDELMLIDIKQEKALGESLDLIHCMDFLPSRTNVYSGTVQDTTDMDIIIVSAGPPPKENQTRLDTLETGVKIMNDTIPKIMAAGFNGVFLIATNPVDIITYHIWKLSGLPRHQVIGTGTSIDSSRLKTYLAQLLEVDVRSIQAYTMGEHGDSQFAAWSHCTVGGKPLIQIINESPDKYASLDLDQLVEKVKRVGFEILKRKGTTYYGIGNALAFFAAQIFNDSQRIIATSCILDGEYKEANIATGVPAVIGRNGIQQIVELRLTDKEQQMFDHSNNVLRDYMRRIGYSAIT
- a CDS encoding DUF3231 family protein; the protein is MGILSGNPTEEPMHYGEVYLTWSHLLANNGMIDLYQGFYNHAGDEDLKKLIKEGIQGIKNENQEIENLLKANGIALPPTPPERPEANLEEIPVGARFNDVEIAAILSTDVSKGLVICSTIIGQSIREDIGMMYGQFHMKKAQFGVKVLHLNKEKGWLLPPPLHLKAQNKHE